CCCCGGCGCTCGAAGAAGTCGATCGCGGCGAAGCTGGACTCGGGTCTGCGCACGTCGACCAGGACCACCGCGCCGAGCGCGCCGAGGGCCAGGTCGTTCCACATGAACCAGAACCGCTGCTGCCCCGGCGTACCGAACAGGTAGAGCACCAGGTCCTGGCTGATGGTGATGCGGCCGAAGTCCAGGGCCACGGTGGTGGCCCGCTTCTCCTCGATGCCGTCGAGGTCGTCGACGCCCAGACCGGCCATGGTCAGGGGTTCCTCGGTGCGCAGCGGGACGATCTCGCTGACCGACCCGACCAGGGTGGTCTTGCCGACGCCGAAGCCCCCGGCGATGAGGATCTTGACCGTGTCGGGTGCCGTGTGCGCGTCAGTGGCGGGGTCAGAGCCGGCCAAGGCCGTCCCTCACTTTCTGCAGCAGGTCCAGGTCCGGAGCGGTACGGGAGACGGGGCGCGGCGGGCGGACGGTGATCCGGCCCGCCTCCAGCAGGTCGCAGAGCAGGATGACGACCACGCTGACCGGAAGGTCGAGCCGGGCGGCCAGCTCCGCCACCGCGACCGGCTCGGCGCACAGCCGGAGGATCCGGTTGTGCTCGGGCTGCGGCCGGGCCGCCGTGTCGGGCGGCGGATCGACCGCGGTCACCGTCGCGATGAGCGTGAAGTCCGCACGGCTGGGCCGGGTCCGGCCACCGGTCAGCGCGAACGGCCGTACGAGCCGACCCGCCGAATCGCCTCCGCCCACCTCACACGCCGGGGTCGACGGCGGGTCCGGCCACACCCCGCGGTGCCGCGCTGAGGTGCTCGCCGATCTTCTTCACCAGCATGTTCATCTGGTACGCGACCACGCCCACGTCCGCGCCCGGCCCGGTCAGCACGACCAGATGGGCGCCCGGACCGGCGGAGGTCAGGATCAGGTAGCTGTTGGCCATCTCGATGAGCGCCTGGCGCACCGGACCGCCCCGGAAGTCCATGCTGACGCCCTTGCTGAGGCTCATCAGCCCGGACGCGGTCGCCGCGAGCCGCTCGGCGTCGTCGCGCAGGAACCCGGTGGACTTGCTGACCACCAGGCCGTCCTCGGAGAGCACCACGGCCTGGTTCACGTCGGCGACCCGCTCCACGAGTCCGGTCAGCAGCTGGTCGAGCTGGGTGTGCGTGGCGGGGATGGGGCGTGTCATTGCGGTGTCCTTCGTCAGCGGTCGGCGGGCGGAGTCGAGGGGACCGGATCGGCGGCGGCCTGCCGGGGTGGTGCGGGCGTCTCCTGACCGGACGGCGGTTCGGCGTCGTCGTCACGGGCCCGGAGCGTGCCCCGCTGGAAGCCGGCCAGGGAGGAGGCGGCGGCTTCCGCGGTGAAGTCGTCGAGGGAGCCGTCGTCGCCCGCGGGCGCGGCCTCCTCGCGCAGCTCCTCCACCAGGCTGGTCTGCGGCACCCGGCGGGGGAGCGGGGCGAGGCCGTCGCGGCGGGGGATGACCGTGCGGGCGGCGGGCGCGGCGGCGGGGGCCGTGCGGGCCGTGACGAGCGGCCGGGGCTCGCGGGCGGACGCCGGGCCGCCCTCCGCGGCTTCGGCGTTCCCTGCGACGGCCGTGCCCCGCGGGGCGTCGGTGTCTGTCATGGGTTCCGTGTTCCGCGCCTCGGGCGCACTGGTGTCCGGGACCTCCCGGACCACGATCTCGTGCGGGATCAGCACGATCGCCGTGGTCCCGCCGTACGGCGACGCGCGCAGGGTGACGGTGATGCCGTGCCGGTGGGCCAGCTGGGCGATCACGAACATGCCGAGGCGCAGGTCGTCGGCGAGCGCCACCACGTCGAACTGCGGGGGCACCGCCAGCTGTTCGTTGAAGGACGCGTAGTCCTCCTCCGACATCCCCAGGCCCCGGTCCTCGACCTCGACGGCCAGGCCCTTGGCCACCATCCCGGCCCGCACGGTGACGGGGCTCGGGGCGGGCGAGTAGGCGGTCGCGTTGTCGATGAGTTCGGCCAGCAGGTGGATGACGTCGGCCACCGCGGGCGGGGCGACGTACACCTCCTCCTCGGTGTGCACCTCCACCCGCTGGTACTCGGCGACCTCGCCGACCGCGCCGCGCAGGATGTCGATCAGCGCGACCGGCTCGGTCCAGCTGCGGCCGGGCCGTTCGCCGCTGACGATGACGAGGTTCTCCTCGTAGCGGCGCAACTGGCTGGCCG
This genomic stretch from Streptomyces sp. Go-475 harbors:
- a CDS encoding ATP/GTP-binding protein — encoded protein: MAGSDPATDAHTAPDTVKILIAGGFGVGKTTLVGSVSEIVPLRTEEPLTMAGLGVDDLDGIEEKRATTVALDFGRITISQDLVLYLFGTPGQQRFWFMWNDLALGALGAVVLVDVRRPESSFAAIDFFERRGIPFVVGVNGFHGEHPYPPEDIREALAVPEHVQVLLCDARDRESCRDVLIALIDQLIASAVQA
- a CDS encoding DUF742 domain-containing protein, with the protein product MGGGDSAGRLVRPFALTGGRTRPSRADFTLIATVTAVDPPPDTAARPQPEHNRILRLCAEPVAVAELAARLDLPVSVVVILLCDLLEAGRITVRPPRPVSRTAPDLDLLQKVRDGLGRL
- a CDS encoding roadblock/LC7 domain-containing protein, with translation MTRPIPATHTQLDQLLTGLVERVADVNQAVVLSEDGLVVSKSTGFLRDDAERLAATASGLMSLSKGVSMDFRGGPVRQALIEMANSYLILTSAGPGAHLVVLTGPGADVGVVAYQMNMLVKKIGEHLSAAPRGVAGPAVDPGV